Within Candidatus Methanoperedens sp., the genomic segment AAGAAATTCTCATCCGCACATTATTATAAAACTCTCGGTGAAGGAATACTGGAAACAGCGAATGCTCCTGAGTTATCTTTCATCGCATCGGCATCAAAAAATGATATTCCGGTGTTTGTGCCCGCATTTGCTGATTCCTCTGTGGGGATGGGTACGAGCTACCTCCCGATAATAGCCTGCGCAAAATCAGGCTCGAAGGAACTTGATCCCCTGGATTTCATGGACCCAAGCCCCACGATGGATGTTCTGGAAAGCGCTGCAATCGTGTACCACAGCATGATGGAAGATATCCCGCGCGGTGTCCTTGAGGTAGGTGGAGGCGTGCCAAAGAACTTCCTCCAGCAGACAGCCCCCACGATTTCCCAGATTCTGGGTATGGAATGTCCGGGTGAGAATTATGTCATCCAGGTAACCGTGGACCGACCTGATGTCGGCGGTCTCTCAGGAGCCACGATAAATGAAGGCAAATCATGGGGCAAGATCCCGAAGGCCGGGGAAGGGAATGTAATACCTTACATTGACGCAACTGTTGGTGTGCCAATAATTTTCGCTTATGCCCTTGAGAACTGCAAACCCAGGAAGCCTAAGAGAATAAGCAGGAAACTGCCTGAAATCAGGCAGGAACTTGTTGAAGCTGCGATGGAGAACGTGAAAAAGTAATGCTGGGAGGATTACTCCTCTTCGCGGGTTATCCAGTAAAGCGCTTTAAACCGCTCCGCAAAACCGTAGATATTCTTTGCCATTACAGCCCTGCCGTATTCGATCAATTCTCCTCCGCGGTCAAGGATATAAGTATTCTCGCCTAGTTTTGTCACTTTAAATATCTCGCCCTTATCTTCCGTTCCAACATGTAGAACGTCTCCGATCTTCAAACCTCTGAGATCCGGTCTTTTCGTTGTTTTCTCCACCATACTATCACTATTCCTGTCTGCGTGTGTTCATTAATATTAAATCTTACCTGATCGTACAGCCAATCCCTCTTAGAATACCCTCAACACTTCCCTGGACAACCGAAGCATCATGATCCCCAAATATTGTGACCCTATATGTAACACTTTTTGTATTCTGTTTATTATAAATATCCACGATCTCAACCGAGACCACACCATCTGACCTGCAGACAACGTGTTTTATAATATCCGGGTCTGAATCCTGTGGAATAAAAACTGAGATGTCACGTGTCACATTTCTCAGATTGGATGCTTTCCAGGTGAGAAGTTCCTGTTCGTTCAAGAGTCTCACATTCTCGATCAAAAGCTCGGTGGTCTTCCCGGCCCTCTCTAAAAAAACCGTTCTTGGTGTTACTTTTTTTACAATACCGAAATGTATCACGCCAGAGTAAATGTGCCTTAGCGCGCGCGCGTGACCTATAGAGCGGACGAGTTCTTCATGCTCCGCTATCTTGGAGCCGATGAGTTTTTCTGAGCCCCGTAGGGCCGATTCGGTATCCCCGAAATGGACTGCGGCTTTTTTCATGAGAGCCACAAATCCTTCGATATCCCCATTTCTTACGATCTCAGCCATCTGGTTGCACTGATTTATATAGGCCTTATGAACCTTCGCCACCTCTGGATTCATCTGGATCATGGCGTAAAGATACGGGTTCTGGGCCAGTATCCTTCCCACAAGGTCAAGCATTATATCATACATCGGGCTCATGAACCGCCTGGATTTTGCCACATCGAACTCCAGCTCCCTGAAAACCGAGCCTATTGAGATATATGCAAAATGTGTGAGCCCCTGCACCACAGCCATCGTCCTGTCGTGCTGCGCCGAATCCATTATCTCGATATGCGCACCATTATCCTCGTACAGGCTCCTTATGACCGGGAACCACCTGGAACTTCTCCCTTCAACAGGAGTAAAAATGACTATCTGTCCCCTGATATCAGGTATTGAAGGCCCGAACATGGGATGCGTTCCAAGTATCTCAATATCCACAGGCGCGTATTTTAGCATTGCTTCAACAGGACCTTTCTTAATTGATGTTATGTCCATAAGCAGGCTACCAGCAGACATTTTCGGAGCTATTTCACTTATGGTTTTTCCGGTTATATTTATCGGGACCGAGATCATCACTATATCGCTTGTTTTTATCTCACTGTCAATATCCTCGGCAAACCGAACACCCAAAGCCTCAGCTATATCTTTTCTCTTATTGATCCCCCATATCACGACTTCAAAACCATGCTTGCTATAAAATTTAACGAACCACCGTCCCGTTTCGCCCGTACCGCCAATGATCAATATTTTCATGCCAGTCTCTCCCTTACTGCTTTTTCCATGACATCAACTGGCGGTGTCTTCCCTGTCCATATCCTGAATGCTTCTGCACCCTGGTATACGAGCATCATTACCCCGTCGATAGTTCTTGCACCCGCTTTCCTGGCTTCCTGGAGCAGTTTCGTGCTCATCGGATTGTAGACGATATCGAAAACCACCAGGCTGCTATGCATCATTTCCGAAGTTACCATGGTCTCCTCAATTTTCGGAAGCATGCCAACAGCGGTGGAGTTTATGAGAATATCACAGTTTGAAATCCGTTCCTTCAGATCATCAATACCACAACCCCTGGCTTTTCCAACATTTCTTACATCTTTCGCAAGAGCTTCCGCCCTCTCGACTGTCCTGTTGGCGATCGTGACACTGGCGCCATCCTTTGCCAGCTGGAACGCAATTGCACGCGCAGCGCCCCCCGCGCCAAGGAGAAGTACATTTTTCCCTTTGACCTTGATGCCGTTGCTTTCAAGAGCCATTTTGGCACCGATGCCGTCAGTGTTATATCCCTGGATCCCATTTTTGAAATCCACCGTGTTCACGGCGCCTATCTGCTTTGCGAGATCTGATGGTTTTACTATTTCCAGGGCTTTTTCCTTCAGTGGAATGGTCAGGTTCAACCCGCCAAACCCAAGAGCGCATGCTCCGTGTATCGCATCTCGGAGGGCTTCAGGACTCACCCTGAATGCATGGTATTCGCACTCCAATCCCAGGGCTTTAAAGGCAGCATTATGCATGACCGGGGAAAGGCTGTGTGATACAGGGTCACCAAGGACACCGAACAATATCATGCTATCTTAATTACTGGTGAAGGTTAAAAAAGTATTCTGACAGGTTATCATAATGCGGTGGTTCTTTATGGACTTCCTTGATGTACCTGAACTCAAATATTTCCTGTTCAGGTAATCTTCTTGAAATATATTTTAAGCTATGAAGCACGGGCACGAAAGCCATAGTTGAGGCGACAAACTCGCACGACAATGCAGCGCAGTATTTGGGCGAGACACAGTAAGCATCAAGAACAAAATCCGCATCAACGATACCTGTGAGTTTCGATACTATCCCTGCCGCCTTCATGGGATCTTTCCGGATAAAATTACTCGCCTTTTCATGCAGCTTCAGGAATCCCAATATCAAATCTGGATCCTGCATCAATTCCCTTCTGATTACTATCCCATAGCTTGGGTTATTGGGCCAGAGAACGTACGGTGCAATGATTATCTTAGCCCCGCACGCACGCGCTGCTGCCACAGCAAGTGATGGCGTCCCGACAGCGGCATCTATCTCCCTATCCGCCAGCGCCTCCAGCACAAAGTCCGTCCAAGCGAAATTCTTCACCCCAATGTCAAGTTTCGCTTCCTCCAGAGCATTTCGGATAATGACGTCGTGAATTGAGCCTCTGGGGGGGGAGCCGATGATTTTTCCCTTAAACTGCGAGAGTGCAGAATTGAAATCCTTCAGGTCATCAAAAATCCTGTATTCCTTTTGGGCTATCAACACCGTGCCTTCGACATGTCCCCCTGCCACGCATGTTATCGGCACGCCTCGGTCAATGCCTATGATTGCGGGAGGGAGACCGATGTATCCTATATCTATTTCTTTGTTCTCAAAAGCCTTCACGATATCAGGACCTGAGGCAAAGAGTTTCCAGTTCGCCCGGATGCCAGCTTTATCGAGCCAGTCCGTGCCCATCAGGATAAAAGAGGTGTGATAGACGGTTGAGAGATGGCCGATGTTGATGGGCTTTAAGTTATCGTGATTGCCATTATCATTTTTCTTCATACTTCTTGTACATCTTCTTCAAATCCAGAAGGCCCTCATAAACCCCAATTTTTTTGCTTATCCTCTCAAGATACTCCATTTTAAGAGAATTATACTGTCTTATGTAAATACCAAGAGCATCCTTGATATCCTGTTCCCTTGAAAAAAGTAACTTGTTTGCAATTGTATCCTCTGGAGAGGCTATGTAAATCACAGTATCATCGAGCCTTACTTTCTTTTTATTTCTGAGCACTCTTTCATCCAACTCGCTGTAAACTCCCTTAATGTCCAGTCTGAGCATTGTTTCTTTATCTTCAATTGTGCTGTGAGATTTTTCCAGAAGCGCAGCTCGCATATCATTTTCAGATGCGTAGAACCCATTTTCTTGCAGGAACTTCATTAGGACAGGTATATCTTTATCTGAAAACTGAATAACATAATCAATATCCATTGTAGTCCTAGGATTGCCATAGAACAGGACTGCTATCCCTCCTACGATGACGTATTCTATGCTATTCTCGTCCAGGAAATTACACACCAGATTTAAAATGTCTTCAATTTTCCTCATGCTGGGCCTTCTTTACTCGCAAGGCGAAATCGATCAGGTCCATCCCCTGACGAAGGGTTGCAAGACCAGAGAATTTCCTTGCCCTGAATGCATCGCGTACCAGTTCTTTTTCTGTGGTTTCCCTGACTTTTTTCCTGAGTTCTTCTAAATCCATCATTTATAATATCAATAATTCTTTTATTATTCTAATAGCTTGCTCAGGTTCAGAGGTCACTATTGGCCAAAAGTGACCGACAGACTTTAGCATCGATATAATAAACTCTTATATCCCCCCTCCAACAATCCATATCCCCCATGATACCGATAGAAAAATCCTCAGGCATAGGCGGCATGCTCACGGCATTCAGGAAACTTGTACGGGGCAGGGAAAAGATAACCTTCATAGGCTGCCCGGGCTGGTGCAACCCTTTCGCTGAGCTGCTTGGTTATGTCCTGCGCGATGCAGGGAAAGAAATGGTCTTTATTCCGAACCTGAGGAAAGGTATGGCTGTAAAGGTAATAATGACAGATTACGGCATGCAGCTCGGAGAGAAAGCCGATCCTTCCTCTGACACGGTGGTACTTCTTGGAGGCCTTGCGATGCCCAAGATGGAAGTTGATGTTAATGATCTCAAGACACTGATCAATGAGGTCACGGATGGGCATTCCGGAAAGCAGATACTTGGGGTCTGCATCGGCGGGGTTTTCCAGAAAGCAGGATGGGATAAGCTGGTCGATTTTGATTACCTGATGGACGCAGATATGGAAGTCACGACATACGCGTTCAAATGAGTCCAGAAGTAAACAATATATTGTCAAAGAATAAAGCTGTAAGTGATAAAATGGAATGGGAAACCGATGCGGCCAGAGAGCTTGAGAAAGTACCCGAGCATGTACGAAAAATGGCAAAAATGGGTATCGAAGCATCTGTAGAAAAGAAGGGAAAAAACATTGTAACCCTGGGCGATGTTAAAGAAGCTGCGGAGCGTTTTGGCGCTTTAATGGAAAAGGATGAAAAGGCAAAGAAGATTGCTGTGGTCAGGTGTGATATCGTAAGTGAGACCTGCCCCGGCGTGGCATGCTTCAAGGCTTTCAATAAAAGGAAAGTTCATTTCAGCGGGTACGGCGAAGCTGAGATCATTGGATTTTTCACATGCGGAGGATGCCCTGGCAGGCGGGTCTTCAGGCTTGTGGACAGTCTTCAGAAGCACGGCGTGGATGCGATTCACATAAGTTCATGCATGTTGATGGAAGGCGGTTATCCAAAATGCCCCCATATAGACGAGATAAAGCAGATGATACTTAAAAAAGGAGTGAAGGTCGTCGAGGGGACGCATCATTGAGAGGCTTTATGTCTGGAAAAAGACAGTAATGGAGCTATTAGAAAGCTTTATTAATGTTCGTTAATATACGAATGAATGGAGAAATTATGACCATAACAAAAGATACAACAATAGAGGATGTAGTCAGCCAGTATCCTGAGACCATGATGGTATTTATGAGGCACGGCCTCCATTGCGTGGGATGCCACGTATCCGCGTTCGAGAGCATAGAAGATGGTGCATCGGCGCACGGGATAAACGTGGATGCGCTGGTGGAAGACCTGAATAAGGTCATATCGGCGAGAAAGAAATAATCTTTTGGCATAAGCTACGTGTGGAATTCTGATGAATTATCTGCGGGATTAAAAATTTTTTGAGTTGCTGCCGGGGAGGTTATGCTACTACCCTTGTACCTGTTTTGCCCGCGAGAGCAGGCAGCGCCTTATCCAGGCTTGAGATAATGGCAGTCTTCCCTCCGGATCTGACGAACCAGAGCGCTGCAAGTACCTTTGGTTCCATGCTGCCTTTTCCGAAATGTCCTTCCTCAATATATTTTTCAGCCTCTGAAACAGATATTTTATCAAGGTCTATCTGATCCTCTTTTCCAAAATTCAGGGCCGCTTTCTCAACATCGGTTAGTATGAGAAGGATCTCTGCCCCAACCGCGGTCGCTATCAGGCTGCCCGTAAGATCTTTGTCAATGACCGCTTCGACGCCAGAAAGCAAATTGTTTTTTCTAATGACAGGGATCCCGCCTCCTCCTCCGGCTATAACTACGACACCTTCCTCAACCAGTTTTTTTATAATTTCTTCCTCAACTATCTGTCTGGGCAGTGGTGAAGCCACGACCCGCCTGTAACCTTTTTTATCCTTTATCATTTTCATGCCTTTCTCCATCATCTTCCTTGCTCTGAATTCGGGATAATAAAGGCCGATCGGCTTGGTGGGAACCGAGCAACATGACTCATCCACAATCACCTGCGTGAGGATCGTCACGACCTTTTTCTCTATTCCCTCCTCTTTCAGCCGGTTATCAAGGGATTGCTGAAGCAAATATCCAAGCATCCCCTGCGTCTGGGCCCCGCAAAGATCAAGGGGTTGCGGATGAACAAGACCGCACTCTTCCTGCATCGCAAGGATATTCCCTATCTGAGGGCCATTGCCATGGGTCACAACCACATCAAAATCATTTTGGATGATCTGCGCGATCTCCCTGCAGGCTTCATCGATCATTCGCTGCTGCTCAACCGGACTTCCCTTTTCGGGATTCAATATCGCGTTACCACCAATTGCAATCACTATTCTGGTCATTTTCCCCTGAATGTTCAATGACTTACATGGCTTTAACATATTATAATTTCGGGTACTGTTAAGTTAATGAGTATGTAAAATACTATCTAAAGTTCTCAAAAATATAAAAATTTTTTTTAATTTACTTCAAAACCAAAATCACCTAATTCTCTATCTTTTTGCCTCTCTGTTTTATACTTTGATTGAATTTCTTCAATAGCAGTCTCCTTCATACCATCAAGTTCTTCTTCCAATTGATTTTTTATCCATTTTTCTTCAAATATCTGTGCCAGTTTATCTGCTCTATAGCTTTTAGCTTTTATGCGATATTGATTGGGTTCTATAGTTGTTTTTTCTAAGAAATCAATTCTTAAACCCAAACTTAAAATTGATTTTGCTTCATTTTTTATCACTCCATCATCCAGATAGAAAAGCTCTTTTGATAAATTTTCTATCAATTCATCTTCGCTCACAGTGAGTCCGGTTTCCTCAATTCTTGCAGCGAATATAAGAGAATCAAGTTTAGAAACTGGATGACTTTGTGGGAAAAAATTAAACATCTTTCTATTTGATAAAACACGATTCTTCATTCTTTTATTGAGTTCATGGTCTCGGTGTATCATACTATTTTTTATAGTGGGTGGAATTATTTTTGGTGGGAAGGCTATAGAAATACCTTCTAATCCTGTAATAGGAGCATGCCAAACAACAATTCCGCCACCTTTATCAATTGTTTTTCTTAAAATGTTTGGCGCATCTATAGAAGGTACTGCGATTACATATTCGAAATATACCATTTCATTTATAGGTATCTTGAGATATTTGGTTTTTATGTAATCCGTGTATTGAGTTATTGTAATAATTCTATCCTTATACTCATTTATTATCTTATCAGGATTTTTTGAAATACTTCCTTTTGCTTCTCCGAAAATTGCAATTCTTACTCTTTCTGTCGATTTATAAAGAAGAAAATCTACGTTTGGAATACTAAGTTCAGCCAAAGGGCTGGCTCGAATAAACCGATAATCAATACTTCTTAATGTTCCCTTCTCAGTAAACGGAGCAACACAAACATTTATCATCACTCTATGTTTTCGGTCAATTTCTATGGCATTTTTTTTAGCTTTCTCGAGAAAATCTCTTTTAGAGTTGAAATTTTGTTCCACTTGGTATAATAGGTGTTTCTTTTCTTCTCTATATGCTTCTATTAGACTTGGAGAGTGTAGGAACTTGATAAATTCCTCGTCGTCCAAAAATTATCTCTCCTATTGTCTTTCATCGATTGTAGAGAGTTCTGCTTGTTCATCAATAGATTCTGCTATTCCTCGATAGAAACCCAAAAGTGACTCAAAAGTCATTCGATATTTAGGTACAATAAGGATTTCAGACTCGCTTGCGCTAATATCAAACACTGAACCTTTAATTTCATCAATTACTGTGGAAGTAAAACTCAATGACCCGATTTCAATATTTTTATCAATAAATGAAAAATCTTTAAGCTCCTTTGCTAAACTCTCTACAGTATAAGCGTCAATTTCTCGTTTATGGAGTTTAATTACTCCGACATCGACTGATGCAGATTTTAGATTTGATTCTCCAGAAGCGATGTTAAAGTTCAACGATTTAGAGATGTTTCTCATTTTTAAAATTGGGTCTTTTATTTCATCTAAGTAATTGAAGAATAATGAAAGCGCGGGGGATGATGGTTCTTGTGCTGAGAATAGACCCTCATTTGTAAGATGAAGTTTCAAATTTTCATTCACTTGGATATAAATGGAAGTGGGTAAAACCCCATATAATTCTTCAATTTCCAACATTGTTTGCGTACCGTCATCACCTGTATAGTTGAATCGTCTTTCATAATTAGGCCTAATTCTGCTTGGTGTATCATCCAATAACTTTCTCTTACTAGTGAATCTATACACAAAACTTCCATTATTCTGTTCAATTGTTTCTTTCCAAAAACGTCTAAAAAAGTCTGGTTTTATCCACATAGGAGTGGTGCCTCTTGACTTTTTTATTTTATTTTCTACAGATTTTTTATATCTCTCGTTATTTGCTGTTGTGAATAATAATAATAAACCCGGACTATATTCCAAAGCATAGTATATTTCTTCAATTTCATCAGAAGATTCTACCTCTGGTGTAACTTTAAAAATTGCGCCTAATTGCGTAATCTCATCTATTTTAAACAAGGTGGTTTGCCATGAATTATCCGAAACAAGAATGCAATAAATTTTAAGCCAATTCTTTCTTTCCTCTTCAAATATTTCATCGGAGTGTTCCATGAGATAATCTAAAAACTCACCCACTGAATATTCTTTTTCAGGAATTTTCATTTTATTATCATTACTTCTTTTTTGTATATATAATATACTGCATAAACTTTATTTAACTCAGTGTTGGTTTTTAATGTTTTGTTCATCTTTGGGGTATACCAAATTGAGGAAGCCAAATACCTAACAAAATTAGATGGTTTGGAGGTTTAATGTTTTAAATCCGAGGTTATTTTACCCCTACTCCTTAATCTAACATATTATAATTTCGTTACCTCTATATACTGTGAGATTAATTTCAACTGGGTACCTGAAATGAAGACATGCATAATGTGCGGCGGCGAGGGAACAAGACTTCGGCCTCTTACTTTTGACAGACCAAAACCAATGATCCCGCTTTTGAACAAGCCATCGGTCGTGCATCTGGTGGAACACCTTGCCAAGGAAGGTTTCAACGACATTGTGCTCACCCTGGGTTATCTCGGCGGGGAAATAGAAAATGCGCTGGGCGACGGGAGTATGTACGGTGTTCATATCGAATATGTACATGAAATAGAAAAACTGGGAACCGCAGGCGGTGTAAAGAATGCAGAGGAACTCTTCGAGGGCGAGCCTTTCATGGTGGTCGGGGGAGACCATGTCATGAACCTTGGATTGCGGGAGTTCGTGCGCTTCCATGAGGAGAACGATGCCATCGTGACGATCGGTTTAATCCCCATAGACGACCCGCGCGAATACGGCATCGCGGATATGGATGTCAATAACAGGATCAACCGGTTCTTTGAAAAACCCGGGCCAGGTGAAATTTTCAGCAACCTTGCAAGCACAGGCATATACGTCTGCGATCCCGAGATCCTTGATCTGATACCCGGGAAGAAATACGATTTTGCAAAAGACCTTTTCCCTGATATCATGAAAAAAGGCGAGATAATCAACGGTTTCCTTGTGCATGGGAGGTGGACTGATATCGGGAACCCGCAGGCTTACAGGGAAGCATGCAGGTGGATGCTTGAGCAGATGCCCGGGACAAAGATATCCGGGCGATTTAATATCAAGGACGCAAAAGTGACTGGGCCGATAGACATCGCCCATGATGTTTCGCTGGGCTCGAATTCCTCCATTGTCGGGCCGATAGTGATAGGAGAGAACACCTCCATAGGGGATAATGTATTGATAGGCCCTTATACGTCCATCGGGTCAAACTGTAAAATCGGCAATAACTCAAGGATACTTTCATCGTATATCTATGATAATGTGGAAATCGGCGAAAACACAGCTGTTTCCAGTGCGACCATCGATAATGCCACCAAGATAAAGGATTCCTGTATACTTGAAACCGGTACTGTCATCGGTCCGCGGGTAATAATCGGGAATGATGTCACGGTTAACTCGCAGGTGAGGATATGGCCGGAAGTAAGAGTAAAGAATGGAACCAGGGTCACGGAGAACCTTGGAAATGAGGACTTCGGGAACGAGATAAAAGGCTCCTAATCTTCAAGTATTTCTACTGAACCGTCTTTTTTCCCGACATAGACAATATCGATTTTTGTGAATATCCCGTGCTCCACGATGCCGGAACATTGCGAAAGCTTCTCGCTCAGGGTAAGCGGGTCCTCTATCGTTCCAAAATCAGCGTCAAGGATGAAATTCCCATTATCAGAAATGACAGGCCCATCTTTATTGACTCCCATGCGTACCACTGCTTTTCCTCCAAGCTCTGACACCTGTTTAATAACTAATTTTCGCGCGAAGGGCAGTACCTCTAGGGGAACAGGATGGCTGAGAACATCTGCGATCTTGGATTCATCCACAACTATTGCGAATTTCTTTGAAGATAGAGCCACGATCTTTTCCCGCGTATGCGCCGCACCGCCGCCTTTGATCGCGGTGAAGCGGGCTATCTGGTCCGCGCCGTCGATGTCGATATCGAGAACAGGATGCTCATCCAGCGTGGTGAGCGGGATTCCGCTCTCGGCCGCCAGGAATGCGGACTGGTATGAAGTGGGAACGCCAAGTATTTTCAGGCCGTCAGCAACGCGCCGCCCGAGTTCTTTGATGGCGTATGCCGTGGTGGAGCCGGTGCCAAGTCCAACCACCATGTTGTTTTTTACGAGCTGGGCTGCTTTTTCTCCTGCGACCTGTTTGGGATTGATTTGAGTAGAGTTTTTCATCAGACCATTCTTTGCCTTTTAATTTATAAATTTTTAAAACTTAGCTTTATTTATGTTTGGATTTCCGTAGTGAGAATCCTTTAGACATAGCATAATTGATTGGTTTATTTTTATCTTTAGTTGTAAGCGTCTCTATATAATGGCTTTTGATGGCTTAAAGTTTAAAAAAGGATAGATTTTCATTACTTCATTGAAAGATGAATAGACGAGGAAATTTCGAATATACTTTCCCTTGCAAAATGAATTATTAATGCTGCTTCAGAGATGTATAGTAAAATTTTAACTGTAAAGGGCAAATTCGGAAACAATAGCTCAGTAAATTTAATCGTAAACCAAATGATTAAAATTGTTAGAAAAAAGAGGAAGGTATGCTTAACTAAATTAATTGTATAAGGATATGTTTTAACCCAAATATCATGGTGAATAGATGGTACTTCAGGTTTTTTTATTTTATTAGCCATTAATTCACCATTAATTTATTAAGATTATTTTGATAATCCAGATAATTCTAAAATATTTTTTAAAATCTGTAATTTATCAAGAACTTCTTTATTTTTATTAGCCGTTTCGTACAATTCATTTATTAGATTAGTTATTATTTTATCAGGCTCATCAAAAATATGAATTGGTAGATTTTTATCATTAAGATGCCAAGTTTGTTCTGGGGATTCATCAGATTCACTAGACCACATACGAACCTCATCTTGATACAGAATATATGTATAATTAACACCGTTAAATGGATTGGAAGATGAGCCTATTTGCAAAGACGTTTCCCATTTTTTTAGAATTTCTGATATTTTTTTAAGTACATCAGTATAAACGTCTCGTAATTTATCAGAAGTCACAATTTTATCATTATCATGACCAAGCGAATATAATTTTAATGAGTTCTCAGTCACTTCAGAAAGATTAAGACCTAACTTTTTCGCTTTTTCAATTACTTCTGAATTAATTGAAAGTGTTAATTTCTTTTTTTCGGATTCCATACGTATCATTATTTCATTATTTGCACGTATGTTTAAATAGTTTTCTGTACATACGTATGTTTTTATTATTATTAGTACGTATAAATTAATATTTCAGAAATGGCTAAAATGCATAAGTTTGTTTGAAACCGAAAATATAATATCAACTTCAGTATATTGTTATCCTAAATAACTACCAACAAGAATAGAAACGGTCAAAACAAACGTCCATTTGTTTGTACTTTTTTCTTTAAAGGGACAGAAACAAGCTTTTTGATATACCCCTTTTTATCGCTGAAAATTTCTTATTTCTCTTTTTTTCTTTAATTTAAGATAATTGACCGTTGATATCGGGAGATTGCTTTTTATGAGAATATTAATCATGTATTAATATCCGTATTCATGCGAACGAGAGATAAAATTATCCCACTCTTTTCTCTTCGGAAAATTTGAATTCAAAGGAGGAAGTTCGCCATGAGTTTTAAAATATTTCACAATAGCTTCTCCCTCAAATTGTTCTATTTCTTTTGTTTTATAATATGAATATTCCAAGTCCTTTGATTCAATTTTTATATTCACTTTTCTTAACAGATAAATCATATTACTCGCGGGGTGACCACCCATGTTTTTTAAAGCCCCTCCGGCTTCGAACCCCTTTAGAAACCTTTTACGTCCTTTTTCCATATCGCCATTTTTACCAATATAAAGTACACCTTCCGAATCTTCCTTTAACCAT encodes:
- a CDS encoding NDP-sugar synthase — translated: MKTCIMCGGEGTRLRPLTFDRPKPMIPLLNKPSVVHLVEHLAKEGFNDIVLTLGYLGGEIENALGDGSMYGVHIEYVHEIEKLGTAGGVKNAEELFEGEPFMVVGGDHVMNLGLREFVRFHEENDAIVTIGLIPIDDPREYGIADMDVNNRINRFFEKPGPGEIFSNLASTGIYVCDPEILDLIPGKKYDFAKDLFPDIMKKGEIINGFLVHGRWTDIGNPQAYREACRWMLEQMPGTKISGRFNIKDAKVTGPIDIAHDVSLGSNSSIVGPIVIGENTSIGDNVLIGPYTSIGSNCKIGNNSRILSSYIYDNVEIGENTAVSSATIDNATKIKDSCILETGTVIGPRVIIGNDVTVNSQVRIWPEVRVKNGTRVTENLGNEDFGNEIKGS
- the rpiA gene encoding ribose-5-phosphate isomerase RpiA, producing the protein MKNSTQINPKQVAGEKAAQLVKNNMVVGLGTGSTTAYAIKELGRRVADGLKILGVPTSYQSAFLAAESGIPLTTLDEHPVLDIDIDGADQIARFTAIKGGGAAHTREKIVALSSKKFAIVVDESKIADVLSHPVPLEVLPFARKLVIKQVSELGGKAVVRMGVNKDGPVISDNGNFILDADFGTIEDPLTLSEKLSQCSGIVEHGIFTKIDIVYVGKKDGSVEILED
- a CDS encoding type II toxin-antitoxin system CcdA family antitoxin; translated protein: MIRMESEKKKLTLSINSEVIEKAKKLGLNLSEVTENSLKLYSLGHDNDKIVTSDKLRDVYTDVLKKISEILKKWETSLQIGSSSNPFNGVNYTYILYQDEVRMWSSESDESPEQTWHLNDKNLPIHIFDEPDKIITNLINELYETANKNKEVLDKLQILKNILELSGLSK